A stretch of DNA from Diospyros lotus cultivar Yz01 chromosome 14, ASM1463336v1, whole genome shotgun sequence:
TAAGTTTGAAACATTTTTTTCCATTGGTTGACGTGGTGTTATACAGGagaaaaaaagttcaaattaaattttcagGAAATTATCCTAATTAAACGTgaaattatttcttaatatGAGGTAAATGTATTCTTGGACTAGCATTTTCCACTATCATtcttgaagaaaataaatacaaagaacTATCATTTTGATATCTTAACTATTGCTCTGTTTTAATTTTTACGTACTACCATGCAAACATTTCTTTTTGGTCAGGCTGCACGCGCGCACAGATTTATCTTGTAAATAATAACCTAGTTTAGTTATGGCCTGGCCTGTCAAAATGCCCataatcataaaattttctaaCGCATGAAACCATtgaaagattttgtaattaaaatcgTATTGAGAATAGCACCTTTTTCATGGATGCAGCAACTATAATCTTGTTAGTTGACACGTGCCAAACCCCTAGTCTGTGTAAAACTTGAAAGGattttatgacaattttagTACCTTATAGCAGAATAGCTAATAATACCAATTGAGAATGCACCAAGGGCAATGCTACTCCACAATAACACTTTAGTCTTGAATGCAAGGTCTGCCACCATGTGATCCTTAGTCATGTCAGACCTGCAGAGAACAGAAACAGTATTTCCCATAATAGCAGCACTGCATAACTTAAGAACAAAGTATAAAGTTGCCTTGAACTTTAAGACAGGTCATAGTGAGCGAGATGAGAATTGGACCACCCTCAACCATAATTTAGACACCAGAAGCTAtgacatataaattttcttgttctAGATAGCTAGATAACTTAAGTAGTCAAGAAAAAATTGCACATCTATCCTCGAATAAAGAGCCAGCCATCTTATATTGATTAATGGTACGACATCTGTGAACTGATCAGAACACTAGTTGGGAGGCATGTACAAGAGAAAGAAAACCACATTTCAAGATAGATTAAACAAAACTATTAATACCTAGCCAACATTATCATGAGACAAAGCAATGAAGGCAGAGTGATTCCTTGTGGGACAAGCTGGATAGGCTCACAGAGAAATGTGAAAATATGTATGACAACACATGTTTTttattacaagaaaaaaagtTAACCAAAATGGTCCATCTCTAAATACATATACAGTATCAGAGTGAAATATCAGACACAGGATGCAACGGAGAAAtaaaacacaagaaaaaaaataaaagaaacaaaactgACTTTCAACTGTGCCTTAATGAATGAGGCATCAGTCTAAACACACGCCCAAATAGTCAAATTACCATAGAACGGGACTGCATGACCTTGGAGAAATCCTTCCAAATATTAGaggattttttttactttaaccCCCTACGGTGACAATTTTTTGCTTACCCAAGAAGGGCAGTTACAGGCACCAAAAAGAAATGCATGGCAAAAAAGGGCCTAAGATCAGAtggacaaaaatgaaaatatttatcatttaagGAAGTGAGAATGGGGCATGAAATCTAACAGAATACTTTCTGAAGCAAAGTTCCGTACAGGAAATAAGGAAGATCTTTGCATGATTTGATCTCAGCAATTCCATCTTTCAAACTGCATAAGCCTACTGCAGTTATATCCTTTCCAAGTGGGAGAATTTTCTCTTCATCGAGCAGTCCAACCTTCAAAAAAGGATGCATAACAATACCAAATCATCTCCAAGAAATTACACAAGATGGAAATTCAAACTAAACTTTTGCTTAGCTTGATCCCTTGACCTGCTGGGCATCATTCACACATAGAGCAGGAAGAAAACGAATTCAATGAAGTGTCAGATTACTTAAAGAGGGATAATTCAATTCCCTGGTATGTGTGAATCACGCTTGCAGGTCTGGGGTCCCGTGAAAACTTCAGgataaaatcaattttcttcAACAAAATAAGAGGGCCATGTGTTTATATTCCAAAACTCACAGGGTATTCATGTCCAAACAATGCCTGAAGGAAAGTATAAGGAGAAGCAATAATAGGCTGCAAGTGATGATAAACTGTCACAAGAGGCAGTTGATGTCTTGATCCATCCATGttaacaacaacaaaatcaGATTGTGGCCACATGCTACCTtcaacaagaacaaaaggtACCTGTCAAGAGAATAAATCTTCATTGTCACAACCTCTAAAACACCAGATGATTAACTTTATTCAATAAACTGTGAAGTAGGGAGAGTCCAAAGGGaggaaaaatataaacaaatgcATGAACACAAGATACCATGAACACCTCCACAGGATAGCTATTTCTAGTGTTGACATGTATTCAATATGAAGACAGCTTTAACGCCTATAGATTTGAGTCAGTCAAAACACTACGCATGACCATACTTTCAGATTTGCTATTTTTCTTCCAATCCAGTCAATTGGAGGCAATTGATTGAACATGTAGTGGATATATTAGTAGAATATGCCTCAACATTACCTCCACCTagtccacccccccccccccccccccggcgcgCACGCGGGGGGAAACCATATgacaaaaacaaatgaaaatacCCCTCTATTTTGACATGACATGACatgaaataataattaattctagACTATATTTCATAAATTCTTCTAAATTACTGGAAGTATCCACATTGCACAGGTCAGGGCATGGAAGAATTACCTATAAATGAGAGGTTTAATTTTATTGTCATTTTTTTACCATAAACGTTAGATATATCTGAAGCCAAGACATGTACCAGAATTTAAGTGAATTGATACAGGGGAAATAAAAATTCTTCatgaagagaaataaaaagCCACATCAATGGAGATAAAATCAAAGTAAAATTACAGGTGCATGACTaccttataattaattattacagGTGCACGCATGGCATTGCACAGGTGCTTATTTCTTGACTATTGGCTATGAATATGATACCAGTTCTCTCAAGAACATGTGCCTACCATTGAATTGATTATAAATACATCATAACAGCAAAAACATAGAAGGTGAATAATTTCATGCTAGCTTTGTGTTTCGGATAAATCAATATTATACATTAgcaattaaaaccctaatgaaaatcaaaattattttaggtaGTGATTTTGTGACAAAGAAGTGATAACAGCTGTAATAACAACACAAacgaaaaaatattttaaaaaaggaaaaatatgacaaGAAGCATCAAATTACATCTTGAACTCATAAAATACCCAATGACAAACTTGAAGAACTAAATCAAGctagaaatatgaaaagatgcATTAATGTACCGCTCTGAATGAGGTAGATTCTTGTTCTTTCCATGATCTTGAAAACAGAGAGCGAACATCAGAAGTCCATCCAAAGAAGCCCCTCCACTCATTGTATATACACTTCAAAGAAAATTGACCAGGAAATCAAAATCCAAACAAGAAGAGCATAGCAAAATAGCGTAACATGAAGCAACTAGAGAAAAATATGTAGTAAATTTGCCAactcaattttcattttttttaaatttgttttaatcttaaCATACTATTTTTCTCCCTTACCATTTTGGTTTCCAGGAAACAAAAATTATCACCCTTTCTCCCCCCCTCACACCCCCACCCCCCGCCCTTTCAAATTTGATATATAGAATCATGTAGATTTGCCACCAAAATGATCCAGAGGAACAAGGCGGTATCTTGAACCCAAGTAGATGGGGAAAAGAAGCGCATAATGCTTCatcttaataatcaaatataatctGCAAGAGTAAAGGAAAACGTTGAATTTCCAGTTCTTACTCACCCTTCCAAGGTTCTCCCGATTTACAATTTCAGATTGCTATCCAACTAATCATGAGTATGAAGCATAAGACAAAGCAATCAAATAGGGTTAGAAAGTTTCAAGGTTTCAGAGATAAATTGGAAAAACACTTCAACGGAGAAGGAAAATAACTAGTTtcagaaatttatttatatatttcactACCTCAGAGGGATTGCACAGTTAGGCTACACCCCGGATAATTTCACGTAATAGTTGAGATTCACAATCAAGAACAAGGAAAGTAATGATGGTGCAGAGGAGAAGATACTATGTTGGACACTCGAGTACAGTTGTCGATCACGAGGACGACGACAGCTTCACGAAAAGTTTCAGAAAGGCGTGAATCGTACCGTTTGAGTTCTTTGCAAGACAACCCCTTTTTCGCCAGACTCGTTAGAAATGAGGACATTAGACCTCAAATTCTCCGAATTCCCATCAACAGCCGACTTCACCTGGACAACACCGCGAACAATCACAAGCTTCCCGTCGTCGGAACCGCTAGAAGAATGAGAAGCGTCGTCGGAGGAAGAGAGGACGGAGCGAAGATCGGGGACTCGAAGGGAGGGGGCGTGCCGAATTTTGCGGAGGGCGGAGGAGGCGGCAGTGAATTTGAGGATGCTTCGGACGGCGACGTAGGCTAGGGCAAGGCCGAGGACGGCGCCGTCGGCGGCTAGGGCAATTTGGGTGAGAGCTGCGGCAGCTGCTTGTTCGTGGACGGACATCGAGATCGAGGATAGGTTTGAATTTGACGAGTAGGGTAAAGTGGGATGCTTCTATTCGCATCAAGATCAAAAACAAGCAATGGTTGATGAAGAAACCGGAGATGACTTTGCAGGCGAGGCGGTGGTACTGGTTGCTACGCCCTACCGCAGCGCAGAGGAATAAGGAATTTGCTTCTGCACACTGTCAGCGCGTAGGCAGAACCGGGATGCAAGAGAGGGTAAAGTTACCGATCaatgaataatttaaaaaatataactatttacCCATTAAATTTTGCAACTACTAGTTACTTACCTCAACTATCCATCACTTGCTACATTATTATTTgatcttacaaataaaaaatactcaCATGACTAATGAAATCTGAAGCGACccaatcaaatttttattttcagccaccttaaaaatataacatacattcactgaactttaaaaatataactatttattCACTAAACTCTAAATTGTTACTacttgtttattaaattttgttcaaCGTCAATCATTATCACTCATTATATTACCGTCTAATCTTAGAAACGAAAAATGCCCACGTAGTTAACGAAATCCAAAGTAACCCAATCAAATCCTTATTTTTGGCCAACTCAACTCCAAGTCAGATCCCACCCTTCTGCC
This window harbors:
- the LOC127790730 gene encoding E3 ubiquitin-protein ligase SPL2, producing MSVHEQAAAAALTQIALAADGAVLGLALAYVAVRSILKFTAASSALRKIRHAPSLRVPDLRSVLSSSDDASHSSSGSDDGKLVIVRGVVQVKSAVDGNSENLRSNVLISNESGEKGVVLQRTQTCIYNEWRGFFGWTSDVRSLFSRSWKEQESTSFRAVPFVLVEGSMWPQSDFVVVNMDGSRHQLPLVTVYHHLQPIIASPYTFLQALFGHEYPVGLLDEEKILPLGKDITAVGLCSLKDGIAEIKSCKDLPYFLSDMTKDHMVADLAFKTKVLLWSSIALGAFSIGIISYSAIRNWNKFKEWRQQRRAQHEDLPSAEEADPQISAEEENGDVRDGELCVICLTRRRRSAFIPCGHLVCCQRCALSVEREVAPKCPVCRQSIRSSVRIYDS